Proteins encoded within one genomic window of Glycine soja cultivar W05 chromosome 1, ASM419377v2, whole genome shotgun sequence:
- the LOC114422552 gene encoding ACT domain-containing protein ACR1-like isoform X2, whose amino-acid sequence MEICYHAHIDREIESLIERIHPPRVCIENDSCPDCTVVKVDSANRKGILLEMVQVLTDLDLIISKSYISSDGGWCMDVFHVTDEAGKKLTDETLMLHIQQELCATRSKREISRDTEMVSQKAPQAQQQNVPKENTALEMSVTDRPGLLSELSAVLVELGCSVTSAMAWTHNDRVACIIFLEDASSPGPISDPERLGLVEEQLENVVAAHGETGQKKSVRVTTLGTGRTHTERRLHQLMYADRDYESCRACDGDSSGEHKKGCDGTHVSVGRCEDKGYLVVNVRSRDRPKLLFDTVCVLTDMQYVVFHAAISSKRSMAHQEYFIRNCKGSLALPSEREKEELTLCLIAAIERRVSHGLMVDIRTDNRMGLLSNVTRVFRENGLSISRFEIGTEGEKAVGSFFVTDSSGEEVNPDIVELVRQASGGSVVTDHKSPHRVHQSSSSSDINETMGSMEPKPKFSLGSLLWSRLERLSGGFGPIRS is encoded by the exons ATGGAAATATGTTACCATGCCCACATCGATCGCGAGATTGAATCGCTCATAGAAAGAATACATCCTCCCAG GGTCTGTATCGAAAATGATTCTTGCCCAGACTGCACTGTGGTGAAG GTTGATAGTGCAAACAGGAAGGGCATATTATTGGAGATGGTCCAAGTGTTGACAGATCTTGACCTCATCATTTCCAAATCATACATTTCCTCTGATGGTGGATGGTGTATGGACG TGTTCCACGTGACTGATGAAGCTGGCAAGAAGCTCACAGACGAAACCCTCATGCTCCACATCCAGCAG GAACTGTGCGCCACTAGAAGTAAAAGGGAGATTTCAAGGGATACAGAAATGGTTAGTCAGAAAGCACCACAGGCACAGCAACAAAACGTGCCAAAGGAGAACACAGCGTTGGAGATGAGTGTGACAGACCGACCGGGCCTACTATCAGAGCTATCAGCAGTGCTTGTTGAGTTGGGCTGCAGCGTTACCTCTGCTATGGCTTGGACCCACAATGACAGGGTGGCCTGCATTATATTCCTGGAAGACGCATCCTCACCTGGGCCCATAAGCGACCCAGAACGGTTGGGCCTAGTGGAGGAGCAGCTGGAGAATGTGGTTGCGGCTCACGGCGAAACCGGCCAGAAGAAGAGCGTGAGGGTGACGACGCTGGGCACCGGGCGCACCCACACGGAACGGCGGCTCCACCAGCTAATGTACGCCGACAGGGATTACGAGAGTTGCCGCGCTTGTGACGGGGACAGTAGCGGGGAGCACAAGAAGGGCTGTGATGGGACCCACGTCTCTGTTGGTCGATGCGAGGACAAAGGCTACTTGGTCGTCAACGTTAGGAGCAGAGACCGTCCTAAGCTCTTGTTCGACACCGTTTGCGTTCTAACGGACATGCAGTATGTGGTTTTTCATGCTGCCATTAGTTCCAAGAGATCCATGGCTCATCAG GAGTACTTCATAAGGAACTGCAAGGGTAGTTTAGCTCTTCCCAGTgaaagggagaaggaagaactCACCTTATGCTTAATCGCTGCAATTGAACGCAGAGTCTCGCAT GGATTAATGGTAGATATTCGAACTGATAATAGAATGGGGCTTCTATCGAATGTGACCCGGGTGTTTCGTGAAAATGGACTATCCATATCAAGATTTGAGATTGGAACAGAGGGAGAAAAAGCGGTAGGATCATTCTTTGTCACGGATTCTTCAGGTGAAGAAGTGAACCCAGACATCGTGGAATTGGTAAGGCAAGCTTCCGGTGGATCTGTTGTTACTGATCACAAGTCGCCACATAGGGTGCATCAATCATCCTCCTCCTCGGATATAAATGAAACCATGGGCAGTATGGAACCTAAACCAAAATTCTCTCTAGGAAGCTTGCTATGGTCTCGATTAGAACGCCTTTCCGGTGGTTTTGGGCCCATTAGATCCTGA
- the LOC114422552 gene encoding ACT domain-containing protein ACR1-like isoform X1: MEICYHAHIDREIESLIERIHPPRVCIENDSCPDCTVVKQVDSANRKGILLEMVQVLTDLDLIISKSYISSDGGWCMDVFHVTDEAGKKLTDETLMLHIQQELCATRSKREISRDTEMVSQKAPQAQQQNVPKENTALEMSVTDRPGLLSELSAVLVELGCSVTSAMAWTHNDRVACIIFLEDASSPGPISDPERLGLVEEQLENVVAAHGETGQKKSVRVTTLGTGRTHTERRLHQLMYADRDYESCRACDGDSSGEHKKGCDGTHVSVGRCEDKGYLVVNVRSRDRPKLLFDTVCVLTDMQYVVFHAAISSKRSMAHQEYFIRNCKGSLALPSEREKEELTLCLIAAIERRVSHGLMVDIRTDNRMGLLSNVTRVFRENGLSISRFEIGTEGEKAVGSFFVTDSSGEEVNPDIVELVRQASGGSVVTDHKSPHRVHQSSSSSDINETMGSMEPKPKFSLGSLLWSRLERLSGGFGPIRS; this comes from the exons ATGGAAATATGTTACCATGCCCACATCGATCGCGAGATTGAATCGCTCATAGAAAGAATACATCCTCCCAG GGTCTGTATCGAAAATGATTCTTGCCCAGACTGCACTGTGGTGAAG CAGGTTGATAGTGCAAACAGGAAGGGCATATTATTGGAGATGGTCCAAGTGTTGACAGATCTTGACCTCATCATTTCCAAATCATACATTTCCTCTGATGGTGGATGGTGTATGGACG TGTTCCACGTGACTGATGAAGCTGGCAAGAAGCTCACAGACGAAACCCTCATGCTCCACATCCAGCAG GAACTGTGCGCCACTAGAAGTAAAAGGGAGATTTCAAGGGATACAGAAATGGTTAGTCAGAAAGCACCACAGGCACAGCAACAAAACGTGCCAAAGGAGAACACAGCGTTGGAGATGAGTGTGACAGACCGACCGGGCCTACTATCAGAGCTATCAGCAGTGCTTGTTGAGTTGGGCTGCAGCGTTACCTCTGCTATGGCTTGGACCCACAATGACAGGGTGGCCTGCATTATATTCCTGGAAGACGCATCCTCACCTGGGCCCATAAGCGACCCAGAACGGTTGGGCCTAGTGGAGGAGCAGCTGGAGAATGTGGTTGCGGCTCACGGCGAAACCGGCCAGAAGAAGAGCGTGAGGGTGACGACGCTGGGCACCGGGCGCACCCACACGGAACGGCGGCTCCACCAGCTAATGTACGCCGACAGGGATTACGAGAGTTGCCGCGCTTGTGACGGGGACAGTAGCGGGGAGCACAAGAAGGGCTGTGATGGGACCCACGTCTCTGTTGGTCGATGCGAGGACAAAGGCTACTTGGTCGTCAACGTTAGGAGCAGAGACCGTCCTAAGCTCTTGTTCGACACCGTTTGCGTTCTAACGGACATGCAGTATGTGGTTTTTCATGCTGCCATTAGTTCCAAGAGATCCATGGCTCATCAG GAGTACTTCATAAGGAACTGCAAGGGTAGTTTAGCTCTTCCCAGTgaaagggagaaggaagaactCACCTTATGCTTAATCGCTGCAATTGAACGCAGAGTCTCGCAT GGATTAATGGTAGATATTCGAACTGATAATAGAATGGGGCTTCTATCGAATGTGACCCGGGTGTTTCGTGAAAATGGACTATCCATATCAAGATTTGAGATTGGAACAGAGGGAGAAAAAGCGGTAGGATCATTCTTTGTCACGGATTCTTCAGGTGAAGAAGTGAACCCAGACATCGTGGAATTGGTAAGGCAAGCTTCCGGTGGATCTGTTGTTACTGATCACAAGTCGCCACATAGGGTGCATCAATCATCCTCCTCCTCGGATATAAATGAAACCATGGGCAGTATGGAACCTAAACCAAAATTCTCTCTAGGAAGCTTGCTATGGTCTCGATTAGAACGCCTTTCCGGTGGTTTTGGGCCCATTAGATCCTGA
- the LOC114422562 gene encoding protein PHLOEM PROTEIN 2-LIKE A10-like, translating to MEVQLVDNFRRKKKWILILCAVGLGGFSAFKLYHAPSVARKRKRLSNLLSALVSVAEAVSESADTIGIVSRDVKDFLESDSDQIPNSLKQISKIARSEQLSESLVSVTRAVTVGVLRGYESMNRTGGDQTGSTVVDRVLDKILTPAGSGFASVVLGSFARNLVLAFYSDQHNHSGREFNSSNSNSETVLAWVDVVCGDRCGELIGNCVQLFVSTAVAVYLDKTMHINTYDDFFAGLTNPKHETNVRDMLLSVCNGAVETLVKTSHQVITSSNADVGSGSDSYLSIGETVRNEDLGVGMSSVESKVDVCDDENKSGWLSKVSSTLAVPSNRSLVLDVTGRVTFETVRSFMEFVLQIFCASVRRCAHIVHEAVLEIVRYVAAKSSVIVTICLSLCLHIMGGGWALVTA from the coding sequence ATGGAAGTGCAGTTAGTTGATAATTTCCGTAGAAAAAAGAAATGGATCTTGATTCTGTGTGCGGTTGGTTTGGGTGGGTTTAGCGCTTTCAAGCTCTATCACGCGCCTTCCGTAGCTCGCAAGAGAAAGAGGCTTTCGAATCTTCTCAGTGCATTGGTCTCCGTAGCGGAAGCCGTATCCGAATCTGCTGATACCATTGGAATCGTCTCCAGAGACGTTAAGGATTTTCTGGAATCCGATTCAGATCAAATCCCCAACAGCTTGAAGCAGATTTCCAAGATAGCTCGCTCGGAACAGTTGTCTGAGTCTTTGGTTAGCGTCACCCGTGCTGTGACCGTGGGAGTCTTGCGTGGCTATGAATCCATGAACCGGACCGGTGGTGACCAAACCGGTTCAACCGTCGTGGACCGGGTGCTTGACAAAATTTTAACACCAGCAGGGTCAGGTTTTGCTTCTGTAGTTCTTGGAAGCTTTGCTAGGAACCTTGTTCTTGCCTTCTATTCAGACCAACATAACCACTCAGGTAGGGAATTTAACTCGAGCAATTCCAATTCGGAAACTGTTCTAGCATGGGTGGATGTAGTTTGTGGTGATAGGTGTGGGGAACTAATTGGGAATTGTGTTCAATTGTTTGTGAGCACCGCGGTTGCGGTTTATCTCGACAAGACCATGCATATCAACACCTATGATGATTTCTTTGCTGGCTTAACTAACCCAAAGCATGAGACCAATGTGAGGGACATGTTGTTATCTGTTTGTAATGGCGCTGTGGAGACTCTCGTCAAGACATCTCACCAAGTGATAACAAGTTCAAATGCTGATGTTGGTTCTGGTTCGGATTCATATTTATCTATCGGAGAAACTGTGAGAAATGAGGACTTGGGTGTAGGAATGTCGTCGGTTGAATCGAAAGTGGATGTTTGTGATGATGAAAATAAGAGTGGTTGGCTGAGCAAGGTTTCGTCTACGTTGGCGGTTCCCAGCAATAGGAGCCTTGTTCTCGATGTGACCGGCAGGGTGACATTTGAGACTGTTAGGTCGTTCATGGAGTTTGTTTTGCAGATATTTTGTGCTTCTGTGAGAAGATGTGCTCATATTGTTCATGAGGCAGTACTTGAGATTGTGAGATATGTTGCAGCAAAATCCTCTGTTATCGTCACAATATGTCTCTCGTTGTGCCTGCACATAATGGGTGGAGGTTGGGCTTTGGTGACAGCTTAA